A genomic region of Candidatus Zymogenus saltonus contains the following coding sequences:
- a CDS encoding M23 family metallopeptidase translates to MNRLKSLIHVLLGTTVVLVASGLLSPGPGHDPYSKAVNPTGLDVLFYVSESCAEEAAGESPASSDCAKWGSINGIDLTAPFASITTDELLAISLGSMHEDLVRDGLPWFGAVRDDFKRAPRKHQGLDFYGDDLMIRAMADGTVTVRENRKNAGYYVIISHGRGVETLYMHLKEAYGGPNRVRRGDVLGLTGISGNAVSPQLHLGIRVDGAYIDPVTPLKETEDSGITKLIAYYESLFETKTAARKHLVSAYLSRDTEIKRIETGRAIELLRSISYDEQVSAWLKRFTGE, encoded by the coding sequence ATGAACAGGTTAAAATCCCTGATACACGTACTTCTTGGGACAACCGTCGTCCTCGTCGCCTCCGGCTTGCTCTCGCCTGGGCCGGGGCATGATCCCTACTCAAAGGCCGTAAACCCGACCGGTTTAGACGTCCTGTTTTACGTATCTGAGTCGTGCGCGGAGGAAGCCGCCGGGGAATCCCCCGCTTCTTCCGACTGCGCGAAATGGGGGTCGATAAACGGGATCGATCTGACGGCCCCCTTCGCCTCCATCACAACGGATGAGCTCCTCGCCATCTCGCTGGGGTCCATGCACGAAGACCTGGTCAGGGACGGCCTGCCCTGGTTCGGCGCCGTAAGGGACGACTTCAAACGGGCGCCCCGGAAACACCAGGGGCTCGACTTTTACGGAGACGACCTCATGATAAGGGCTATGGCAGACGGGACGGTTACGGTGAGAGAGAACAGAAAAAATGCGGGCTACTACGTGATAATCAGCCACGGAAGGGGGGTGGAGACCCTCTATATGCACCTGAAAGAGGCCTACGGGGGGCCGAATCGGGTAAGGCGGGGCGACGTACTCGGGTTGACCGGCATATCCGGAAACGCCGTATCCCCCCAGCTTCACCTCGGCATCAGGGTGGATGGAGCCTACATAGACCCGGTTACGCCGCTCAAGGAAACCGAAGATAGCGGTATAACAAAACTCATCGCCTATTACGAGTCCCTCTTTGAGACAAAGACGGCCGCAAGGAAGCATCTCGTTTCCGCATATCTATCGAGGGACACGGAGATTAAACGGATCGAGACGGGAAGGGCTATCGAGCTCTTGAGGTCAATCTCGTACGATGAACAAGTCTCGGCTTGGCTGAAGAGATTCACGGGAGAGTAA
- a CDS encoding PQQ-binding-like beta-propeller repeat protein has product MSKGILKIKIYYPLILVMIVSALILFSCGKMGRENYVPMFKGGPSRTNSYSTTGKPPSGSVLWKFEAQKDIYSSPAVSKGVVYFGSHDRSLYAVDAKKGTEKWRFSTGHWVSSSPAVSGGVVYVGCWDENLYAVDAKKGTEKWRFKAAGDITSSPAVSEGVVYFGSVDNNLYAVDAGTGVEKWRFKTEGDVNSSPAVFEGAVFFGSKDKNLYAVDAKTGTEKWRYITGGDVVSTPAVSGGLVFVGSADSNVYALDTASGKEKWKFKAAGYVMSSPAVDDGVVYVGSKGGFLYALNAATGTEKWRFNAGSDIHSSPAVSGGRVYFGSMKGDFYAVDAAEGKQIWRQEIGGGILSSPVVIGGVLYFGCYDDHLYALD; this is encoded by the coding sequence ATGAGTAAAGGGATTTTAAAGATAAAAATTTATTACCCTTTGATTTTGGTCATGATCGTATCCGCGCTTATTCTATTTTCCTGCGGCAAGATGGGAAGAGAGAACTACGTCCCGATGTTCAAGGGCGGCCCCTCGAGGACCAACTCCTACTCCACGACCGGCAAGCCGCCTTCCGGGTCCGTCCTGTGGAAGTTCGAGGCCCAGAAGGATATATATTCTTCCCCCGCGGTCTCGAAGGGCGTTGTCTACTTCGGGAGTCACGACAGGAGCCTTTACGCCGTGGACGCAAAGAAAGGGACTGAAAAGTGGCGCTTTTCGACGGGTCACTGGGTTTCGTCTTCCCCGGCGGTCTCGGGGGGGGTTGTCTACGTCGGCTGCTGGGACGAAAACCTCTACGCCGTGGACGCAAAGAAAGGGACTGAAAAGTGGCGCTTCAAGGCGGCGGGGGATATAACCTCTTCTCCCGCGGTGTCCGAGGGGGTTGTCTACTTCGGCAGCGTGGACAACAACCTCTACGCCGTTGACGCCGGGACTGGCGTCGAGAAGTGGCGCTTTAAGACCGAGGGAGACGTGAACTCGTCACCGGCGGTTTTTGAGGGGGCCGTCTTCTTCGGCAGCAAGGACAAGAATCTTTATGCCGTAGACGCGAAGACGGGCACGGAAAAGTGGCGCTACATTACGGGAGGGGACGTGGTCTCGACCCCCGCGGTATCCGGCGGCCTCGTTTTTGTCGGCTCCGCCGATTCCAACGTCTACGCACTGGATACAGCCTCAGGCAAAGAGAAGTGGAAGTTCAAGGCCGCGGGATACGTTATGTCGTCCCCGGCCGTGGATGACGGCGTGGTCTACGTCGGCAGCAAGGGCGGATTCCTCTATGCGCTAAATGCGGCCACGGGCACGGAAAAGTGGCGCTTCAACGCCGGAAGCGATATTCACTCCTCCCCGGCCGTATCGGGGGGCAGGGTCTACTTCGGCAGCATGAAGGGCGATTTCTACGCCGTTGACGCCGCCGAGGGAAAACAGATTTGGCGTCAAGAGATTGGGGGCGGGATTCTGTCGTCCCCTGTCGTCATCGGCGGCGTTTTATACTTCGGCTGCTACGACGATCACCTTTACGCATTGGATTAA
- a CDS encoding amino acid racemase: MSNITKKKIGILGGLSPESTTVYYNTITRGYLKETGDEYYPDILIYSVDFQKYSEWFANGKWEEAGRDMADVFERLRSAGADFGLIASNTPHRSLEYILPNTSLPILSIIDVTADAVIASGVGRVGLLGTRFTMQEEFYKEGLKKKGLDVIVPEEDEINEINRIIYNELVKSILNVRSKQKLINIIGELSKMGAEGVILGCTEIPLIIGVDDAAVQLFDTTKIHAEAALKHSLKG; this comes from the coding sequence ATGTCAAATATCACAAAAAAGAAGATAGGAATCCTCGGCGGACTATCGCCCGAATCCACCACTGTCTACTATAACACCATAACGCGTGGATATTTGAAGGAGACCGGGGACGAGTATTATCCCGACATTTTGATTTACAGCGTCGACTTTCAGAAATATTCGGAGTGGTTCGCCAACGGAAAGTGGGAGGAGGCGGGCCGTGATATGGCCGACGTCTTCGAGAGGTTGAGGTCGGCCGGAGCGGACTTCGGCCTCATCGCCTCAAACACCCCCCACCGCTCCCTCGAATATATCCTGCCGAACACATCGCTTCCAATACTCTCCATCATCGACGTCACCGCAGACGCGGTAATAGCCTCCGGGGTGGGCCGCGTGGGACTCTTGGGAACGCGCTTTACCATGCAGGAGGAGTTTTACAAGGAAGGTCTTAAAAAGAAGGGGCTTGACGTGATCGTCCCGGAAGAGGACGAGATAAACGAGATCAACCGGATCATCTACAATGAGCTTGTAAAGAGCATCTTAAACGTCAGGAGCAAACAAAAGCTCATCAATATCATCGGGGAGCTCTCCAAGATGGGAGCCGAGGGGGTAATCTTGGGCTGCACGGAGATTCCCCTCATAATCGGAGTCGATGATG